The sequence GCCCCTCAGCGTGCTGAACGAGGAACTCCACCGGATGGGCCTGGCCCTGGCGAACATGGGCGACATCACCGCCCAGACCCTGGCCGGAGCCATCCAGACCGGCACCCACGGCACCGGCAGGGACGTCGGCGGGCTGGCCGACCAGGTGACGGGGCTGGAACTGGTCCTCGCCGACGGCGAGATCGTCACGGTCTCCCGCGGCGGCACGGGGAAGATCCGCGACGGAGTGAGCGAGCAGGACCTGTTCGACGCGGCCCGGGTCGGCCTGGGCGCGCTCGGCGTGGTGACCGCGGTGACCTTCCGGGTGGAGCCGTCGTTCCTGCTGCGCAGCACCCGGCAGCCGATGACGCTGACCGAGATCCTCGGCTCGCTCGACGCGATCACCGCGGACAACGAGCACCTGGACTTCTTCTGGCTGCCGCACACCGACACCTGCCTGACCAAGCGGAACAACCGGAGCCCGGGGCCGGCCGACCCGCCGAGCGCGTTCAGGCACTGGCTGGACAACAAGTTCCTGGAGAACACCCTGTTCGGCGCCTTGTGCGGGGTCGGCGGGCGCTTCCCCCGCGCGATCCCCCGGCTCAACGCGATCTCGGCGGCGGCGCTGTCGGCCTCGACCCACACCGACACCTCGTACAAGATCTTCACAAGCGTGCGGGACGTGCGTTTCCTGGAGATGGAGTACGCCGTCCCGCGCGAGCACCTCGGCCAGGCCCTTCGCGAGACCCGCGACCTCGTGGAACGGAAGGACTGGAAGATCACCTTCCCGATCGAGGTGCGGGTCACCCCGGCAAGCGACGCCTGGCTGTCCACCGCCTACGGCAGGGAATCGGCCTACGTCGCCTGCCACATATACCGGCCGACGCCGAACCCGGCCTACTTCGAGGGCGTCGAGGAGATCATGACCAGGCTGGGCGGCCGCCCCCACTGGGGCAAGCTCCACACCCGCGACGCGGGCTACCTGGCCACGGTCTATCCCCGGTTCGGCGACTTCCGGACCCTGCGGGACCTGCTGGACCCGGAACGCGTGTTCACCAACGACTACCTGGACACCGTCCTGGGCTGATCCCGCCGTGCCTCACTGGTCGCCGGCGGGGTCCTGCCGGTCCGGCACGCCGCTGGGCAGACCGCCCTGCTCGGGGGCGACCGTCTCGCTCGGGGGCGGCGAGGCGGCCGGCTCCTCGCCGGGCTCCGGCGACGGGTCGACCTGGGTGGGGCCGGACGTCGGGGCCGAGGTCGGGTCCTGGGTGGGCGTCGCGGGAGGGGTGGGCTCCGGGGTGGGCTCCGTCGTCGGCGGCTCCGTCCGCCCGGAGTCCGCGGTCGCGGCCGGCCCGGGAGTCCTCTCGGGCGCCGACGGCGGGGGGAGCGGGCTGGCCGGCTTGGACGTCTTGACCCGCTCGGGGGCCTTCTTCCGCTCCCCCGCGCCCGGGTTGAGGCTGGTGCCCGAGCTCTGCTCGCCCTTGAGCGTGCTCGACACGGGCTGCCCGGTGAGCCCCTCGAACCCCAGGATGACCCCCATGCTCACCGTGAACGTCACCACCGCCGTCACCGCCAGCATCCAGACCTTGACACGGGGGCCGCCGGTGATCCTGGGCAGCTCGGCGGTGGCCGGGTTCACGTCCACCACGACGAGGTCGTCGAGGCTGTTGACGCTCTCCGCCGGGGCGCCGCCGACGGCCGGGAACACCGAGGTCGGGGCGTCCGGGTCCACCGGGGCGGGCCTGCCGGCCTTCCCCGCCGGGACCTCCTCCCGTACGGTGGCCTGCACGGCCGTCGCCAGCTCTCCCTTGCCCTCCACCTTCTTGGGCGGATCGTCGTCGGTCTCGTGCGCCACCAGGAGGGTGAGCTGACTGCCGGTCCGCTTGAGGTAGTGGGTGTAGACGGCCCCGCCGACCGTGCTCCCCACGCTCATCACGGCCGCACCGATCACCGTCCCGGCGACCCCCAGGTACGACGCGGCCACCGCGGCCGTCATCGTGGCCAGAGCGCCTCCCACGATCTGCGGCACGCTCAGATCGAACCTCTGCTGGCCGCCCATTCCCCGAATCAGTCCCTTCTCACAAGCTTTCGGTAAAGGGGTGCGTAAAGGCTCCCTCCGAAGAATGACGCATCCGCGTGTCCTGTTGTTCCTGTGACCTGTGCGACAGGCAGATTCGCAGACGCCCCGCGCAGCCCAACCCCGAGGGAGTACGCCGGAGATGACATTCTCCCGCCGTTCGCACCAACCGCCGCTCTACGCCACACCGGCCGTCGTGACCGCCGGTCGCGGTGACGGCACGGCCCCCACCGGCTCGCCTCCGCGCGCCCGCGGCGGCATGGCCCGCCGCCCGGAGACCGGCGGGCAGGCCTCGACGTCATCTCCTGGCTCTTGTCCCAAGTCCACGACGGCACAGGGAGTTATTCGGGAGAATCCGTCGTGGACCCTGAACGTGCTGCTCCACACCGGTACCCGTAAGTAGATGAATGGAGCAAATGTGACCGGCGTCACATCGCTGCGAGCCCCATCCAGGAAGGCGATGTTCGGACATGCCGGGTACGGTGCTGGCAGGCAACCGGCACACGCGAGAGACTCAAGGGTCCGGGGGAAGATTGAGCACGACGACGAAGGGACTCGCATGCAGGAGCTCCGACTCGTCGCGGTGAGTGAGGACGGGACCTATCTCGTGCTGGCGACAGCCGGCCGGGGTACCCGGTTCACGCTGCCCGTCGACGACCGGCTCCGTGCTGCCGTCCGCGGCAACTTCTCCCGTCTCGGCCAGTACGAGATCGAAGTGGAGAGTCCGTTGCGCCCCAAGGAGATCCAGGCCCGGATCCGTGCCGGCGAGACCGCGGAGGAGATCGCCGCCACGGCGGGCATCCCGGTCGAGCGCGTGCGTTGGTTCGAGGGCCCCGTGCTCCAGGAACGTGAGTACATGGCTCAGCAGGCGCAGCGCTGCGCCGTGCGGCTGCCGGGCGACTCCGCTCCCGGTCCCACCCTCGGCGACCTGGTCGCCGAGCGGCTGACCCGTCGCGGCGTGCCCGCCGACGAGATCGACTGGGACTCCGCCAAGCGTGACGACAACCTGTGGCGGATCAAGCTCGGTTTCGTTTGGAACGGTCACAGCCGCAACGCGGAATGGATCTTCGATCCGCGGCGGCGCCACATCACCCCGCACGACGACGAGGCCATGCGCCTGTCCGCCGGGGAGTACGTCGAGCCGGTGGAGGACTCCATCGTCACGCCGTTCGTGCCGCGCGTGGCCAAACTCGCGCCGGTGCCGCCGCTGGCGCCCGAGCCGCTGAACCAGCCGCCGGTGTCGTTCCCCTCGGTGGTGCGCAACGAGCCGCCGGCCCCGGCCAAGCCCGTCTACGCCCAGCCCGAGCCTCCGGCCGCCTATGCCCGGCCCGAGCCCCCGGCCGCCTACGAGCAGCCGCCGATGCCGCCCATCCCACCCGGATACGAGGCGCCCAGGCCCTCGGTGCCGCCGCTGCGCGCACCGGACCCGGCCGGCTACACACCGGCCAGGGCGCCCGAGCCGGTCATGCGCGAACCGGCCGCCCTGCGCGAACCGGCCGCCCTGCGCGAACCGGTCGGACCACCCGAGCCGATCGGGGCGCCCGAGCCGGCCGCCGTGCGTGAGCCGGTCAAGGCTCCCGAGCCGGTCGTGCCCGTCGCACCGGCCGACGCGCCGGAGCAGGAAAGGGCGTCCGAGACGGCACCTGTCGTGTCCGAACCCGCCGCCGCGCGTGAGCAGCTCCGTTCCCCCGAGCCCGAGCTCGAGCCCGTCACGCCGGTGGCGGCCGCCGGACCCGAGCCGGTCGTCGTGAAGGTTCCCGAGATCGTCCCCGCCGTCGCCGAGGCCGGCCCTGAGCCCGCCGGGGAGCGGCCCGCTCCCGAGCCGGAGAGGGCCGAGGCGGTGCCCGAGGCGGAGGAGCCCCCGGCTCCCGAGCCCGCGGCCGAGAAGGAGCCGCTCCAGGAGCCCTCGATAGCCGTGCCGGCGGCGCGCGTCAGCGCCGACGAGCGGCCCGCCCAGGCCGAGCCGGTCAAGGAAGGGCCACGGCAGGCCGACAGGGCGGCGGCGCAGGAGGGTGAGGCGGGCAAGCCCGCGGCGGAGAAGCCCGTCGAGCCGCCGAAACCCGCGGAGCCGCCGAAGCCGGCACCGGCGCCCGCCCGGCCCGCGAAGAAGGCCCGCGGGCGGCGCGCGTCTGTGCCGACCTGGGACGAGATCATGTTCGGCGCCCGCCGCCAGGACTGACCGCACCGCCGACAGCGGGGGCGACCGGAGAACCGGTCGCCCCCGCTTCGCCGTACGGGGGCAGCGCGGTCCGCGCACCCCAGGCGCCGCCGTACGGAGAGCTCCGGGCCGGTCGGCTACCTCGGCGCCGCCGGTACCGGGGAACTCCGGGCCGGTCGGCTACCTCGGCGCCGCCGGTACCGGGGAACTCCGGGCCGGTCGGCTACCTCGGCGCCGCCGGTACCGGGGAGGCGGGGCCGTTCCGGTGACCTCCGTTGCGACGGGCGGGAGGGTCAGGGCCGTTCGGCGGCCTCGGTCGTGACGAACGGGGCGAGCCAGCGGGGCGTGACCTCGGCGGCGAAGGCCACGCCCGCGGCCTCGCCGACGTCGATCGCCTCGTAGCCTCCGGTGCCCGCGCCCACCCCGGCGACCACGGTCAGCAGACCGGCACGGCGCTGGAACCAGGTCTGCCGCAGGGTCCAGCCGACCACGGCCCGCTCCTCCACCACGGCCTGGGAACGGCGCAGCGACCCCGACCGGACCGACAGGCGGGCCCCGTCGTAGGTGTGGCCGAGGGACCGGTAGCGGTCCAGGCCGAGCGGGACGCCCAGCAGCGCGAGGACCAGAGCGGGCGCCGCGAGCCCCCACCAGAGCGGGGACCACGCCACGGCGAGCACCGCCGCGCAGGCGGCGACCACCAGCCACGGGAAGATCGCCCGGAACAGCCGGCGCCGCCGCGCCACCACCGGATGGGCCCGCAGCCCGGTGGCGATCGGGCCGATCGCCTCACCCACCACGTCCAGCACGATGGCGCGCGGCGCCACGGGCATCAGCTGGCCCCGGGTCTCGGAGTCGCCGAGACCGGTCACGATCGCCCAGGCGCGCGCGAACCCCGTCCAGCGTTCGGCCGGCCCCTCCACCAGCTCGAACCCGCGCACCCTGCGCCGCTCCAGCGACACGCTCCGGCGAGTGACGAGGCCCCGCTCGGCGATGAGGTATCCCTCCCTGGCACGCAGGGTGAAGTCCCAGTTGAACACGGCGTACATGACCGTGCCGACGACCGGCATGGCGAGCACCAGCAGCACCAGGGCGCCGACCAGGAGAGCGGGATGCCTCCAGAGCCACTCCCCCGCGCCGACCACGGTCCGCCCGTCGATCCTGAACTCCGAGCCCCACTGGAACGCCAGGCCCACGGCACCGGCCACCAGCGCGAACGGCGTCAGCAGGTAGGCCCCCGACAGGGGACCGTAGACGAGCCATTTGCGCGGCACCACGAAGAACACCCGCTCGGGGGTCGTCTCGCCGACCTCGTGACGGGTCTCGCGGGGAGCCGTGGTCCTCGGCGGCCCGGCGGACGGGCCGGCCGCCGGTGCCGCGAGGTCCGGCCCGGCGGCCGCCCGCGCCGCCTCCTGCGCCTGGGCGCGCCGCGCCATCCGGGCGCGGGCGTGCCACAGCAGCACGGCCTTGAGCCGCTCGGCCTCCTCGACGGTCACCCCGTCGAGCTCGCCCTCCTGCTTCTCGTCGCCGCTCGCCCCGGTGTCGATCCTCAGCACGGCGATGCCGAGCAGCCGGTGCAGGGGCGGGTTGCTGACGTCGACGCCCCTGATCCGCTCCAGCGGGATCGTCCGCACCGACCTGCTGACCAGGGCCCGGGTGAGCTCCAGCCTGTCGCCGGCGATCCGGTAGGTGAAGGTCGCCCAGCGGACGGCGGCGTAGACCACCGAGCCGACGACGCCGAAAGCCGCCCACCCGAACGAGCCCGGCGAGAACCCGCCGATGAACAGGACACCGGCCAGCGGCAGGAAGAGCGAGGGCAGCATCCGGATGGGATCCGTCAGCAGCACTTTGGGACTGAGCCGCAGCGCCGGTCCGGCCGGCGGCGGGCCGTATCCCTGACCGGCCGCCGGCGGCTCGCCCTCCGGTACGGCCTGCGGGCCCGGCGGGAAGCCTCCGGGGGCCGCCGCGAGGCGGGGGTCTCCCTGGACGTCCGGCTGCCCGGGAGGGCTCTGGTGTCCGGAAGGGCGTTGGTGCTCGGGAAGACTCCGGTGTCCGGAAGGGCTCTGGTCCTCGGGGAGGCTCTGCTGTCCGGAAGGGCTCTGGTGTCCGGAAGGGCTCTGGTGTCCGGAAGAACTCTGGTGCTCGGGAAGGCTCTGCTGTCCGGAAGGGCTCTGGTCCTCGGGGAGGCTCCGGTGTCCAGAAGGGCTCTGGTGGTCGGAAGGGCGTTGGTGCTCGGGAGGCTCGGTCACGTGGCGTCGTCCCTCAGCTCTTCGGCCCGCCGTGCGAGCTCCTCGGCCAGGGCGGCGGCGACCTCGTAGTCGAGACCCTTGATCGTCGACGACCCCGCGTGGGAGGCGGTGCGGATCTCGACCGTGGCCAGCCCCAGCGTCCGCTCCAGCGTGCCCTGTGTCTTGTCCACCGTCTGGATCCGGCTGACCGGGACGAACGCCCACTCCCTGCTGATCCATCCGGAGCGGGCGTAGACCACGTCCCCGCTGAACTCCCACCGGTGCACGGCGTAGCGCCAGAACGGCTCGACGATCGCGGCCGGCACGACGAGCACCGCCACCGCGATCGGCAGCCACCAGATGCCGTCCACCGTCCAGGCCGGCAGCCAGGACCACCGGTCGGCGTCGATCCACCGGGCCAGGAAGAACGATCCGCCGACCAGGACGACGGCCCAGAAGACCTGTTCCAGCAGCCACAGCGTGACGGCCTTGCGGGAGACCGGGTTGGCGGGGGCGCGCAACGGGACACGACCGCCGGGGGGACGCTCGCCGTTCCCGCCCGCCCGGTCCGCCGCCGCGGCGCCACTCGTGGCATCCCTGTACTCATCGGCTCGGTCGCTCACGCTGTCAGCCTAAAGGGTCGTGTCCGGGCGGGCGGACCGTCGTGTCAGCGATCTGTCAGCGGGCTCCGGCCGGATCAGCCGCGGGATCAGAGAAGTGTCAGTGGGACGGTGCACCCTGGTGACCGATCACTAGGGAGAGGTGCCGATCATGCGATATGCCATCCAGGCCGAGGGGCTGGTGAAGCGCTACGGGGAGACCCACGCGCTGGACGGGGTCGATCTTCTCGTGCCCCAGGGCCGCCTGCTCGGCGTCCTGGGGCCGAACGGGGCGGGCAAGACCACCGCCGTGCGGATCCTGGCGACGCTGCTCCGGCCCGACGGGGGCACGGCCTCCGTCGGCGGGTTCGACGTGACGAGGCAGGCCCACCAGGTGCGGTCGCTGATCGGCCTCACGGGCCAGTACGCCGGGGTCGACGAGACGCTCACCGGGGTGGAGAACCTGGTGATGATCGGCCGCCTGCTCGACCTGTCGCGGGCCGACGCCAGGGCCAGGGCGGCCGAGCTGCTGGAGCGGTTCGAGCTGACCGGCGCCGGGGGCCGGGCGGCGAAGACCTATTCGGGTGGCATGCGCCGCCGCCTCGACCTGGCCGCCAGCCTGGTCGGGCGGCCCCAGGTGCTGTTCCTCGACGAGCCGACCACCGGTCTCGACCCGCGCAGCCGTACCGAGCTGTGGAGCGTGGTGCGCGACCTCATGGCCGACGGGGTGACGGTGCTGCTCACCACCCAGTATCTGGAGGAGGCCGACCAGCTCGCCGACGACATCGTGGTGTTCGACCACGGCAAGGTGATCGCCTCGGGCACCTCCGACGAGCTGAAGGCGACCACCGGGGCCCAGGTCCTGGAGGTCCGGCCGCTCCGGCCGGACCATCTCGACCTGGTCGTCCAGGTCGTCTCCGACGTCATCGGCGAGGCCCCCGCCGTGACCGGCGGGAAGGCCGTGGCGTCGGTGCACGACCCCGCGGTGGTGCCGGCGATCGTGCGGCGGCTGGACGACCTCGGGGTCGTCGCCTCCGAGCTCTCGCTGCGCAAGTCCAGCCTCGACGAGGTTTTCCTGGCCCTGACCGGCCATCCCGCCGAGGACAAGCCCGCCGACGCCAAGGAAGAGGTCTTCGCGTGACCACGATGACCGTACCTGCCCCGGCGCCGGCCAAACGGGCCGGCCTGTCGGCGGGGATCCGCCAGACGATGACGCTCACCTGGCGCAGCCTGGTGCAGATCAAGCACAACCCCATGGAGCTGCTCGACCTGAGCGTGCAGCCGGTGATGTTCCTGCTGCTGTTCACCTACGTGTTCGGCGGCGCCATCGCCGGGAGCACCGAGGACTACCTGCAGTTCGCGCTGCCCGGCCTGGTCGTGCAGAACGCGCTGTTCGCCACGTTGACCACGGCGATCGGCCTCAACACCGACATCACCAAGGGCGTCTTCGACCGGCTGCGCAGCCTGCCGATCGCCCGCACCGCGCCGCTGGCGGGCCGGATCATCGCCGACACCGCCAAGCAGCTCTGGGCGCTGTTCCTGTTCCTCGGGATCGGCACGATCCTGGGCTTCCGGATCCAGACCGGCGTGGCCGGCGTGCTGGGCGCGGTGGCCCTGCTGCTGGCCTTCGCACTGGCGATGTCCTGGATGTCGGTGCTCATCGGCCTCAAGGCGAAGGACCCGGAGAAGGTGCAGATCTTCGCGTTCTCCCTGATGATGCCGCTGACGTTCACCAGCAACGCCTTCGTGCCGACCGACACGATGCCCGGCTGGCTGCAGGTCTGGGTGGACGTCAACCCGGTGACGCAGCTCGCCGACGCCGTCCGCGGGCTGCTGATCGGCGGCGAGGTGGCAGGGCCGACGATCAGCTCGCTGCTCTGGGCCGTCGCGCTGGTGGTGGTCTTCGCCCCGCTGGCGATCCGCGCATTCCGCGGCCGGGCCTAATCTGTCGGGAGCGCGGAGACCGCGGGCGGCGGCCGGCCGTGGCGGGAACGCGCCGTTGAGAACTGAGGTGATCGCGTGCTGGTGGTCCATGGCGCCTGGGTGGACGGGCAGCTGGGGGTCTGGGCGGAGGACACCTCCCGGGCCCCCGCGCCCGCCTCCCGTGCCACGCTCCGCCCCCATCCTTTCGCCGCCCCCGCGGCCGTCCTGGCCGCGGCCCTCGGCGCGGCCGTCCCCGGCGGAGCCCCGGTCCCGGGGGAGACGGCTCCCGGGCCGGCGGACCCGGGGTTCCCCGCGGGGGCCGGGGAGGGCGAGCTGACCCTCCTGCTCCCCGGCTCGGCCGGGGGCCCGCTGCCCTCGCCCGAGTCCGGGCTGACGAGCTCGGCGCGGAGCCCGAGGATCTCCGCCTGGCGCGTCCCCGCGCTGCTGCTCCGTCCGGCCGACGCGCTCTCCCTGCTCGCCTCCCCGGCCGTTCTGGACGCCGGGGCGGGCCCGTCCGGGCTCGACTCCGACGACGCAGCGGGGCCCGGATGGGGTCCGGGCCTCTCCCTCCGCTACTTCGCCGTGGTCGCCGAGCACGCGCGCGGCCTGGTACGGCGCGGCCGGATCCTGCCCCGGCTCGTGGTGGAGGGCGGCGGCCACGCGGCCCGCTGGCGGCCCGTGCTCACCGGCGCCGACGCGACGGCGCTGCGCGACCTCGCCACCGCGATGCCGCCGGTCTGCAGGGCGGTGGGCGAGGAGCGCCCGTCGGCCGACGTGCTGCGCGAGGCCCTGAACGGCCTGGCGGACGGCGCGGCGCGGCTGTCGCTGCCCGACCGCCTCATCCTCGGCCACCGGCCGGGGCCCAAGGCGCCCCTGCCCGACCGCTGGCTGTACGCGCTGACCGGCGAGGACGCCGCGCTTCCCGCCGCCAGGTCCGCCGAGGCGGCGGCGCTGTCCGGCGCGCTCGACGGGTGGTCCGCCTCGGCGCACGAGCTGGACGGGCCGGTCCGGGCCTGCTTCCGGCTCATCGAGCCCGCCGGGGAGGACGCCTCCTGGAAGGTGGAGTTCGGTCTCGCCCCCCGCGTCTCCCCGGCCGGCTCCGGCCGCTCCCCCGACGGGCCCGGAGAGGCGGACGGGCAGGTCGGATACCTGTCGGCCGACCAGATCAGGGCCGGCGAGAGGGCTCCCTGGCTGCCCGAGCGGCCCGAGGAGGTCCTCCGTGCCGACCTGAGCCGGGCCGTCC comes from Streptosporangium roseum DSM 43021 and encodes:
- a CDS encoding PH domain-containing protein, producing MRAPANPVSRKAVTLWLLEQVFWAVVLVGGSFFLARWIDADRWSWLPAWTVDGIWWLPIAVAVLVVPAAIVEPFWRYAVHRWEFSGDVVYARSGWISREWAFVPVSRIQTVDKTQGTLERTLGLATVEIRTASHAGSSTIKGLDYEVAAALAEELARRAEELRDDAT
- a CDS encoding ATP-binding cassette domain-containing protein, yielding MRYAIQAEGLVKRYGETHALDGVDLLVPQGRLLGVLGPNGAGKTTAVRILATLLRPDGGTASVGGFDVTRQAHQVRSLIGLTGQYAGVDETLTGVENLVMIGRLLDLSRADARARAAELLERFELTGAGGRAAKTYSGGMRRRLDLAASLVGRPQVLFLDEPTTGLDPRSRTELWSVVRDLMADGVTVLLTTQYLEEADQLADDIVVFDHGKVIASGTSDELKATTGAQVLEVRPLRPDHLDLVVQVVSDVIGEAPAVTGGKAVASVHDPAVVPAIVRRLDDLGVVASELSLRKSSLDEVFLALTGHPAEDKPADAKEEVFA
- the sepH gene encoding septation protein SepH, with the protein product MQELRLVAVSEDGTYLVLATAGRGTRFTLPVDDRLRAAVRGNFSRLGQYEIEVESPLRPKEIQARIRAGETAEEIAATAGIPVERVRWFEGPVLQEREYMAQQAQRCAVRLPGDSAPGPTLGDLVAERLTRRGVPADEIDWDSAKRDDNLWRIKLGFVWNGHSRNAEWIFDPRRRHITPHDDEAMRLSAGEYVEPVEDSIVTPFVPRVAKLAPVPPLAPEPLNQPPVSFPSVVRNEPPAPAKPVYAQPEPPAAYARPEPPAAYEQPPMPPIPPGYEAPRPSVPPLRAPDPAGYTPARAPEPVMREPAALREPAALREPVGPPEPIGAPEPAAVREPVKAPEPVVPVAPADAPEQERASETAPVVSEPAAAREQLRSPEPELEPVTPVAAAGPEPVVVKVPEIVPAVAEAGPEPAGERPAPEPERAEAVPEAEEPPAPEPAAEKEPLQEPSIAVPAARVSADERPAQAEPVKEGPRQADRAAAQEGEAGKPAAEKPVEPPKPAEPPKPAPAPARPAKKARGRRASVPTWDEIMFGARRQD
- a CDS encoding ABC transporter permease codes for the protein MTVPAPAPAKRAGLSAGIRQTMTLTWRSLVQIKHNPMELLDLSVQPVMFLLLFTYVFGGAIAGSTEDYLQFALPGLVVQNALFATLTTAIGLNTDITKGVFDRLRSLPIARTAPLAGRIIADTAKQLWALFLFLGIGTILGFRIQTGVAGVLGAVALLLAFALAMSWMSVLIGLKAKDPEKVQIFAFSLMMPLTFTSNAFVPTDTMPGWLQVWVDVNPVTQLADAVRGLLIGGEVAGPTISSLLWAVALVVVFAPLAIRAFRGRA
- a CDS encoding PH domain-containing protein; protein product: MLLTDPIRMLPSLFLPLAGVLFIGGFSPGSFGWAAFGVVGSVVYAAVRWATFTYRIAGDRLELTRALVSRSVRTIPLERIRGVDVSNPPLHRLLGIAVLRIDTGASGDEKQEGELDGVTVEEAERLKAVLLWHARARMARRAQAQEAARAAAGPDLAAPAAGPSAGPPRTTAPRETRHEVGETTPERVFFVVPRKWLVYGPLSGAYLLTPFALVAGAVGLAFQWGSEFRIDGRTVVGAGEWLWRHPALLVGALVLLVLAMPVVGTVMYAVFNWDFTLRAREGYLIAERGLVTRRSVSLERRRVRGFELVEGPAERWTGFARAWAIVTGLGDSETRGQLMPVAPRAIVLDVVGEAIGPIATGLRAHPVVARRRRLFRAIFPWLVVAACAAVLAVAWSPLWWGLAAPALVLALLGVPLGLDRYRSLGHTYDGARLSVRSGSLRRSQAVVEERAVVGWTLRQTWFQRRAGLLTVVAGVGAGTGGYEAIDVGEAAGVAFAAEVTPRWLAPFVTTEAAERP
- a CDS encoding D-arabinono-1,4-lactone oxidase, with amino-acid sequence MSEIFRNWAGNKSVTPAEVRAPSSAEEVARAVRDAAASGRRVRMVGTGHSFTGVALTDGMLLRPHALTGIRETGDGWVTAAAGTPLSVLNEELHRMGLALANMGDITAQTLAGAIQTGTHGTGRDVGGLADQVTGLELVLADGEIVTVSRGGTGKIRDGVSEQDLFDAARVGLGALGVVTAVTFRVEPSFLLRSTRQPMTLTEILGSLDAITADNEHLDFFWLPHTDTCLTKRNNRSPGPADPPSAFRHWLDNKFLENTLFGALCGVGGRFPRAIPRLNAISAAALSASTHTDTSYKIFTSVRDVRFLEMEYAVPREHLGQALRETRDLVERKDWKITFPIEVRVTPASDAWLSTAYGRESAYVACHIYRPTPNPAYFEGVEEIMTRLGGRPHWGKLHTRDAGYLATVYPRFGDFRTLRDLLDPERVFTNDYLDTVLG